The Halioglobus maricola genome segment TAGTAATCTTCATCCGTGAGATTGCGACCCCACAAAGCCAACGACCAGTGATCGTTCGCCCAGCCCAGACGCGCGTGCAACAGCTCGTAAGAAGGTGCCTGCACATCGTGACGGTCGGAGAAATAGAAATCATCCTTGCCCTCCACGTCGAGGCGACCGTAGAAACCCGAGCCGAAATCAAAGCGGCCACCCACGGCGAACTGGTAACCCGGCGCGTGGGCCTGTTCACGCCCGGACAGGTCTTCACCATCGGCATTGATGTAGTCTTCGAACTCTGTTTCCAGTAAGCCGATATTGGCGTAGAGCGAGAGGCTGTCCAGCGCCTGCCAATTCGTCTCCAGTTCCAGTCCGTAGTTATTGCCCTCGGCCGCATTCGCGATATGGTCAATAAACTGGGTGCTGCCATCCTCGCGCGGTAACACGAGTGAGCCTTTCACCTGCTGATCTTCCCGATCCATGTAGAACAGCGCCGCGCGCACCAGCACAGTGCCGTCGGCAAAGCCGCCTTTAAAACCGAGTTCATAGTTGAGCAGGAATTCCTCGTCGTACTCCTGCAGGCTGCGCAGCTGTTCCAACTCATCCGGATCGTCAGTGGCGTCCATACTGGCCAGGATGTTGGCATTCACACCATGAGTGCGATAGCCGCGGGAGACACCGCCATAAATCATCTGCTGATCGCCGAGCGTGTATTCCAGAGTCAGCCTGCCACCCCACAGGCCTTTGCCCGGGTCACTGGCCACATCGTTGCTATCGCTGTAGTCCGTGTCGCGCTCCTCGTAGCGCAAGCCGGCAATCAGCGTCAGGGCATCGGAGAGGTCACTGTCCAGCTGCCCGAATACGGCTAGCGTATCGGTGTCATAAGTGCTGCTGAAGGGACCAGCCAGGTAAGTGTAGTTGCGTTCAAGGTCCTCGCGGTCAGCGAGGTAGTAGACACCGGCGACCCAGTCGCTGCTGTCATTAAACAAGCGGTTGGATTCGTCCGACACCAACCTCAACTCCAGACTGTAGCTGTCGCGATCACGCAGATACTGGTCGAACGAGGAGTACTCCCAGCCCGGCGCTATACCAACGAAGCTCCAGTCCTCATCGTAACTGTATTCGGTTTCACTGGTGGCGTAGCTTGCCAGTGTCTGTAACTGCGCGAAGCCTAGCTCGCTGCGCCAGTCCAGACCCAGCGCGGTAGACTCCTGCGCATCTCGGCCCGGCTCATCGGAAAGTGTCTGACGAGTATTGTCCAGTGAGAAAGTGTCGTAACCATTGTCGATATCGATGTACATGGCGGTGAGATCCACCGTGTTGTCATCCGACATCAGCCAGCGCAACTTGCCGCGGATGCTGGTTTCGTCGCGATTATTCGTGTCGTCAGTATCGAGAAAGTCGTTCTCTACAAAACCATCACTTTGATAGGTATTTACCGCCAGGCGATAAAGCAAGGTGTCGCTGATAAGAGGGCCAGTACCCACGATTCCGGCACTCCAGGTACCGTAATCAGCCGCCATGGCCTCCACACGCATGGAAGGCTCGTCCGCCGGTGCAGCACTGCGAATATTAATAAGGCCGGCGAGTGCGTTGGCGCCGTGCAACGTGCCCTGGGGCCCACGTAAGACCTCTACCTGGTCAACGTCAAACAAGGTGCCGGCATTGCCCAGACCACTGAAATCAATGCCATCGATAACGAGACCAATAGAGGGGTTGAGTGGTTCCTGAAACTGGCTCCGCTCGCCAATACCGCGGATCTGAAAGAAGCGCGCACGCGAAGCGCCACTGGCGTAGTTGACGTTGGGGGCAAGATTGAGGATGTCTTCCAAATGCTGGCCGGCGCGCTGGCTGATATCTTCGCCAGTGACGACACTGGTGCTGGCACTCTGATCCAGCAGCGGGGTGGAACGGAATTCGGCAGTGACGACCAATTCTTCCAGCGCTGGGGGCTGAGCAAACACCGGGGCAGCAGCGGCCAAGCTCGCAGCAATCAGGGTGTGACGGGTTTTCATGTGGTTCTCCTCGATACAGCTGAAGTAAGAGAACCGGTTGGACAAGCGGATTGGATCAGGGTGTGACGAGACGACCTGTCCCTACGCCGGTTCTAACCGGATCAGGTTCAAAGGGTTCGCCATTTGGCGTCTCAGGCTCGTCGCGCAATGCGCTCGCCACCCCCAGGTTTCGGCGCAAGTATAATGACGCCGACAAATTTATGCCATCGAGAATAACCTAAAGTTGATTCTCAATCGGCAACAGACGATAAACACCCACCTGGAAGCGCTGCCACCAGCTGGATTGGGGCTCCTTGTACACCACTTCCCGGTAACCG includes the following:
- a CDS encoding TonB-dependent receptor; the protein is MKTRHTLIAASLAAAAPVFAQPPALEELVVTAEFRSTPLLDQSASTSVVTGEDISQRAGQHLEDILNLAPNVNYASGASRARFFQIRGIGERSQFQEPLNPSIGLVIDGIDFSGLGNAGTLFDVDQVEVLRGPQGTLHGANALAGLINIRSAAPADEPSMRVEAMAADYGTWSAGIVGTGPLISDTLLYRLAVNTYQSDGFVENDFLDTDDTNNRDETSIRGKLRWLMSDDNTVDLTAMYIDIDNGYDTFSLDNTRQTLSDEPGRDAQESTALGLDWRSELGFAQLQTLASYATSETEYSYDEDWSFVGIAPGWEYSSFDQYLRDRDSYSLELRLVSDESNRLFNDSSDWVAGVYYLADREDLERNYTYLAGPFSSTYDTDTLAVFGQLDSDLSDALTLIAGLRYEERDTDYSDSNDVASDPGKGLWGGRLTLEYTLGDQQMIYGGVSRGYRTHGVNANILASMDATDDPDELEQLRSLQEYDEEFLLNYELGFKGGFADGTVLVRAALFYMDREDQQVKGSLVLPREDGSTQFIDHIANAAEGNNYGLELETNWQALDSLSLYANIGLLETEFEDYINADGEDLSGREQAHAPGYQFAVGGRFDFGSGFYGRLDVEGKDDFYFSDRHDVQAPSYELLHARLGWANDHWSLALWGRNLTDEDYYVRGFGSFGNDPRKEYVTEPYYQYGEPRMVGVSASYSFQ